The Radiobacillus deserti genomic interval TACAACCTATCCGATCAGAACAAACTTACATTCTTCAGGCAAAGCCTTCACAAAGAAATATTAATGACTATGTAAGTATATTGGAGGGAAAGTAATATGACTCAATCTAAGGTATTGCAAGATTTATTACGATCGTTGCGTTTAACAGAAGCAGCTAATGAATTACCATCGTTCCTGAAAAAAGCAGAAACAAGTAATATGTCATATCAATCTTTTTTACAAGAGGTAATGAGCTATGAACAGAAACGAAGAGAAGACAAAGTAATAGAAAGAAGGATGAAATGGGCTTCATTCCCTTTTAACAAAACACTTTTAGATTTTTACTCTTAAAGAGCAACCATCACTGAGCAAACGTCAATTTAATCAATTAATTGAGTTAAATTGGATTGATCAACTTTATAATTTGATTTTATTAGGACCGCCAGGTACGGGTAAAACTCACCTGGCGGTAGGATTAGGAATTCAAGCAATACTTGAGGGTTACAAAGTTATGTTTATTTCTATGGGCGACTTGATCCATGTATTAAAAACAGAAGAAATTACTAGAAAATCGCAAATAAGATTAAAGAGATTGCGTGATTCTAATCTAGTTATTATAGACGATCTAATGTTTATGGCTATGGATCAGAGAGAAGCTAATCTATTCTTTCACCTGATCAATGATTTATACAACTCAGCCTCAATCGTCCTTACTTCTAATAAGGGGCCGAGTGATTGGGGAGAGTTACTTGGAGATCCAGCAAATAACTACAGCTGTACTCGACAGAATTGTCCATCGAGCAGAAGTAGTCCAGCTAAGTGGTGAAAGTTACCGTATGAAAAACCGTACATCTATATTCTAGGAACAAACTGTACAAAATTAATTAGCAAAAAGTGTTCAATTTTACTTGACGGTCACACCTACTTTTACACGTCCTGGTATTACTCCCTCTCGTGCTAATTTATACGTTGTTTGCTCACTCATTTCTAATAAAGTAGCTAATGACCGAACTGTAAGAAACTCTTTTTCCATACCGTAAAACCTCCTAATTTTAATGTTTTATCTTCTGACATTATTATAAGAACAGTGCTTTATATCTTAACAGCAAATCGAATAGAATTATGTAATAAAACATAAAACGATAAATAACAATAAAATCCTTTGCTCTGTGCGTACATTAGTAGTATTTTATAGGCAAGAAGAGAGAACGAATGTATAGTTATTACCTCTATAAATGGTGGTATCTGTCTTTATTGGAGTTAAAGAATTTAGGTACACCTATTTTGAAGTATTTGACGTACAAAGGAAATCCAATGAATTTTCACATGGAGAGAATGAGCCTTACCGACATATTTATTTAATAAAGTCGATTATTCGGCACTGGATGGGGTCTATAATGAAGAGAATTATTCATATAAAAGGTGGTAACATTAAAATAGAGCGGTTTTATTTACCGCCCCTTTGCATTAAGTAGTTATAGTCGCCTATTGTATTTTGTCTGTGAAAAGTACACAACACATGTGGAGTGTGTGTCGCAATTGATACTGAAAAAGGATTGAGGAAATAGTTCCTCAATCCTTTTTTGCCTTCCATTTAATTTATAACCCTTCGTGAATTAAATTACCAGCTTTAAATCTTAGGCAGTTATTAAATCTTTTTCTGCTAAGTTTTTGGTTATTGCATCTTTAGTCAGATTCATTTTATTTAGATTCATAAGATTTTTGTGAGGGATTTCCATTTCGTCTAATATTGAAAGTAACTTGTGTAAATCAATAATGTAATCTTCAACACTATAACAACAATCATATTGTATACTATGAAGAATAGATATAACTTCTTTCTTTAATTCTATCATTTCAAATTTACTTAAAATATCATTCTCTAAATTTCCCATTTTAATCTCTCCTCAATAATATTATTCTATTATTTCGGTCAATTCGGAAACAAATTATACTATGCCCTAATAAGAGATTGATAATCTTTTCCTGGTATGCTAATTATTATTTTGTTTAAGGTGATATAATAAAAGTATAGTCACAAGATGAAGTGGAGGTACAAAATAATGAAATGGAATGAAGTTCGCAGACAATTTCCAAATCGATGTGTCTTGGTTGAATCACTTAATGCAATAACTAAAGATAATGAAAGAATTATTAAAGAAATGTCTGTTATTGACGACTTCGCTAGTGGAAATGCTGCTTGGAAAGCTTATAAAAAAATACATGATGAAGATCAATCACGTGAATTATATATTTTTCACACGAACAATGAAGACAATAAAGTTATTGAGCAACCATATATAGGAGTTCGACGAAAGAAATGAAGATCCAAATGATGGATTACTTACCTATTGTTTCATTAGCAATCGAATTTAACGGAAATAAAAAGACTTTTGAAAACGTATTGTTAGATACTGGGTGTTCTTCAACAATATTAGACACCGATTTGTCTGAAGAAATTGGACTTTTACTCGATTTAGAAAATGCAATTACACGAAAGATGTATGGTATTGGCGGAACAGAAATCTGTATAGAACAAAAAGTGGATAGCATCTTTTTAGACGAGTTTCAGTTAACAAACTTTACTTTGCAACTTGGTGATGTTAAAGAAATGCATGGATTTGATGGGATTATTGGGATTGATTTTTTAACTTCTAATAAATTGATCATTGATTTTAACAATATGGAAGTTCGAAATAGTTCTCAGTACTAGGTAAACACTGCTACATCAATATGTCTGCGATCACCACTCAATCCATGTGGAGGCAGTGGCGGAAGTCCACTTGAAAGTGTCTAATTAAAATATAATTCATCGAAACAAAATAAACATTTCCGATTCAGACCCCGAATTCGCGAAAAAAAACTTTTGCGAATTCGGGGTTATTTCATGTCTAAACCATTGTCATTCCTGAAGTCTCTCTTTCCTCGGCTTTTTCATATTTTACAAATCTTTTTATAACTCAGAAATAGAGTGAACAAAAAACGGGAAAGATGCGAAAAAAGTAATTTTTGATCCGAAAATCTTTCCAAATGGGGTTTTCGTAGCAAAACTTTATTTTAACGCTAGCGGTGGAATACGGCCTGAA includes:
- a CDS encoding retropepsin-like aspartic protease, producing the protein MKIQMMDYLPIVSLAIEFNGNKKTFENVLLDTGCSSTILDTDLSEEIGLLLDLENAITRKMYGIGGTEICIEQKVDSIFLDEFQLTNFTLQLGDVKEMHGFDGIIGIDFLTSNKLIIDFNNMEVRNSSQY
- a CDS encoding helix-turn-helix transcriptional regulator, whose translation is MEKEFLTVRSLATLLEMSEQTTYKLAREGVIPGRVKVGVTVK